CCGGGGGGGCACCTACGTAAGCGTGTGAAGAAGCGCTGAATCGAGACCCTGCCCAAAGCCGATCTGTGCATTTGGTCGGAAGCACGAAAACGACGTGAGGGTGAGGTGCCGATCGGCGCTGATCGGGACCTCACCTGGTGATCAACCTTCGTGACGGGATCAGTGATCTACAGTGGGTTGTCCCTTCCAGCGGCCACAGTGGCCGGCAGGCGTTGATGGCCGCCGGCCCGCCATGAGAGGGCCGCTCCCCAGGATGGTGGCCGTGCACTGGAGGAGTGAACGGGTCCTTCTTCCCTCCCCTGGGCCGGCAAGGGCCGAAATCAGGGACGGCGGCGCTGGGTGGCGGCGTAGCGGGCCATGAAGGTGCCGCCGCGCTCCGGGGCGGGCAGGTCGCGGCTGGCAGTCCAGGCGCCGGCCAGCGGCAGGCGGCGGAAGCGGCCGGTGCCGCGACCCAGCAGGGCGAGCGTGCCCATGGCGAGGCGGGTGGCCGCGCGGTACAGGGCGGGGCGCCGGGCGAACCAGGCCCAGACCCCGAGGCCGCGCCTGGCGGTGGAGGGGGTGAGGTGGCGCTCGAACTCCCTCTCCCGCCAGTTCCGCAGCATCTTCGGCAGGGGGATTTTCACGGGGCAGACGCTCTCGCACCGGCCGCAGAGGGAGGAGGCGTTGGGAAGGTTCGCCGACTTCTCGAGGCCGACGAGGGCGGGGGTGAGGACGCTGCCCATGGGGCCGGGATAGACCCAGCCATAGGCGTGACCGCCGGCGGCGTTGTAGACCGGGCAATGATTGATACAGGCGGCGCAGCGGATGCAGCGGAGCATCTCGTGGAAGTCCGTGCCGAGCATGTTGGACCGGCCGTTGTCGATCAGCACCACATGGTACGCCTCCGGCCCGTCGAGATCGGGCGCGCGCCGGGGACCAGTGGAGAAGGTGGTGTAAACCGAGAGGTCCTGGCCCGTGGCGGAGCGGGCGAGGAGGCGCAGCAGGGTGCTGCAATCCTCCAGCGTCGGCACCACCTTCTCGATGCTGGCGAGGGCGATGTGCACGCGCGGCAGGGTCTGCGTCAGGTCGCCATTGCCCTCGTTCGTGACGATGACGCTGGTGCCGGTCTCCGCGATCAGGAAGTTGGCGCCGGTGATGCCGACATCCGCCTGCACGAAGCGCTCGCGCAGGGTCTGCCGGGCCTCGGCCATGATGTCGCGCCGGTCGTGGAACACGCGATCCGCCGGCAGGTCCTTGTGGGCGGCCCGGAAGCGGGACTCCCAGTCCTCCCGGTTCAGGTGGAAGGCGGGGGCGATGATGTGGCTGGGCGGCTCGTTCACCAGCTGCAGGATGTACTCGCCAAGATCGGTCTCGACGGGGGTGATCCCGTTCGCTTCCAGATGCTCGTTCAGCCCGATCTCCTCCGAGATCATGGACTTGCCCTTGGTCACGGTGCGCGCATCCGCATCCCGGCAGATTCCCAGCACCGTCGCGCGCGCCTCCGCGGCGTCTCGGCACCAGTGAACCTTGCCGCCATTGGCCACGACCTTCGCCTCGAAGGCCTCCAGGTAGTGGTCCAAGTTGGCGAGGGTATGATTCTTGATGTCGCGCCCGATGTCGCGCAGCGCCTCGAACTCCGGCAGCGCGGCCGTGGCCTGGGCGCGCTTGGAATGGAAGCCGCTGCCGCCGCGGCGCAGCGCCTTCTGCAGGTTCGCATCCGCTAGGGCACGGGCGGCGCGGCGCTTGAAGTCGGGGGAGGTGAGCGCGACCATGTCAGCACCATAGGGCAGAATGGGGCCGGGCAGGAACGGGTGAAGCATTCCCGGGGTGTTTCTGGGGCTGCGGTCCGTGGCCAGGGAGAGGAAGAAGGAATTCTTCCTCTCCCCGGACCCCTCACCATCATCTTCTTTTAGGAGTCGGTCTCTCTCGGCTGATGGTGCGCCTCGGGTCGATGACCCGAGGCGACTGCAAGGGCAGGAGGAGGCCGTCAGGCCGAGACACCGTCCCAGGACGGCGTGGCGGCAGCCGGGTGGGGGTCCAGGGGCCTCAGGCCCTTGGCGGGGGTTCCAGGGGGCGGCGCCCCCTGGTCCCGGACCTGTCAGGCCTGCTTCAACTCGATCAGCGAGCGGCGGATTTTCCGGCCCCGGCGGATGCGGTCCTCGATGAAGCCGGCCTCGCCCCAGCGGATGGCGCGGCCGAAGGCCTGGGCGTCCTCTGTCAGGCGGGCCAGCATCTCCAGCACGGCCTCGCGGTTGTTGAGGAAGATGTCGCGCCACATGTCCACGTCGCTGGCCGCGATGCGGGTGAAGTCGCGGAAGCCGGAGGCGGCGAAGCGCAGCACGGCCTCCCGCGTCTCCTGCGCCAGGTCGTCGGCGGTGCCGCAGATGGTGAAGGCGATGAGGTGCGGCAGGTGGGAGACGACGGCCACCACCTTGTCGTGCGTCGCCGCGTCCATCGTCTCGATCATGGAGCCGGCGCGCTCCCACAGGGCGCGCAGCTTCGCCACCGCCTCGGGATCGGTGCCAGGGGGCGGGGTGAGGATGCACCAGCGGCCCTGGAACAGTTCCGCGAAGCCCGCGTCCGGGCCGGAATGCTCCGTGCCGGCCATGGGGTGGGCGGGGACGAGGTGGACGCCTTCGGGCAGCAGCGGCAGCAGGTCCCGCAGCACGCTTCCCTTGGTGGAACCCACGTCGGAGAGGATGCAGCCCGGCGCGAGGTGCGGGGCGATGTGCGCCATCACCCCGGCATAGGCGCCGACGGGCACGCAGAGGATCACGCCGTCGCAGCCCTGCACGGCCTTCGCCGCGTCGGGCTCCACGATGTCCGCGATGCCGAGCGCCTGCACGCGCTCCAGCGTGTGCTCGCTGCGGGCGGTAGCCACCAGCTCCCCCGCGATGTCGTCCCGCGCCCGCGCCACGCGCAGGATGGAGGAGCCGACGAGGCCGGGGCCGATGACGCAGAGGCGCCGGAAGAGCGGGGCCTCAGCCATGCCGGAAGTCGGCCAGGGCGTCGAGCACCATCCCGCACTCCTCGGCGGTGCCGATGGTGATGCGGAGGCAGGAGGGCAGGCCGTAGACGGTGACGCCGCGCACGATCAGCCCGCGGGAGCGCAGGTGGGCGTCGGCCGCCTTGCCCGCTTCCGGGCTGCCGAAATCCACCAGCAGGAAGTTGGCGTGGCTGGGGTGGACCTTCAGGCCGAGCTTCGTCAGCCCTTCCGTCATCTTCGCCACCCACTCCCTGTTGTGGGCCACGTTCTTCTCGACCCAGCCCGGCTCGGACAGCGCGGCGATCCCGGCGGCCTGGGCGGTAGAGGAGACGTTGAAGGGGGAGCGGACGCGGTTCAGCACGTCGATCACCGCCGGCGGGCCGTAAAGCCAGCCCAGCCGCATGCCGCCGAGGCCCCAGACCTTGGAGAAGGTGCGCGTCATCACCGTGTTGGTGCCGGCATCCACCAGCTTCGCGCCGGCGTTGTAATCGGGATCGGTGACGTACTCGGCGTAGGCGCTGTCGAGGACGAGGAGGATGTCCTCGCGCAGCCCGGCGCGCAGCCGGTCCACCTCCGCCTGCGGCAGCAGGGCGCCGGTGGGGTTGTTCGGGTTCGCGAGGATCACCAGGCGGGTGCGCGGGCCGCAGGCGGCGATGATGCCGTCGATGTCGGCCTGCAGGTCCTTCTCCGGCACCTTCAGCACGTTGCAGCCGGCCCAGCGCCCGGTCAGCTCGTACATGAGGAAGCCGTGGGCGGACATGACGATCTCCGTCCCCTCGCCGCCGTAGGCGAGGATGAGGAGGGCGAGCAACTCATCCGAGCCGTTGCCGACGACGATGCGGTTCGGATCGAGGCCATGATGCTTGCCGATCGCCTCGCGGATCGCGGTGGCGCCGCCATCCGGGTAGCGGTTCGCCTCCTTCGCGGCCTCGGCGATCGCGGCCACGGCGGCCGGCGGCGGTCCGAAGGGGCCCTCGTTGGAGGAGAGCTTCACGATCCGGTTCACGCCCGGGACCTTCGACTCGCCGCCGACATAGGGCTCGACCGAGAGGATGGAGGGGCGGGGCATCACGGGCATGGCAGTCGGCCTTCGGAAGCGTTCGGGGCGGGAAGCGTTCGGGGCGAGAAGCGTTCAGGGCGTCTCGGTTGCGGGCTCGTCCAGCGACGGCTCGGCGAAGCCGCCGATCGGGTGCGGGCGCAGCGCGGAGAGGGCGGCCAGCCGCGGATCGCCGGGCTGGATCAGCCCCTCCACCTCCGCCAGGCCGCGCATGCCGTCGGCCGAGAGGATGAGCCGCTGCGGCGGCAGGCCGGCGGCGCCGAGCGCGGAGACAAGGGCCCCGCGCGAGGTGTTCGGCGCGCGCTCCAGCCGGATCAGGCCGCGATCCCTCGGCGTGGCGTCGGCCGCGAAGGCGGCGACGACGAGGGCGCTCGGCAGGGTCTGGCCGGGGCGGAGCAGGAAGGGCAGGGCGGCCACCACCTGCAGCCGCGGCGCCTCCACGCTCGCCCACCAGGCATCCGCCAGCGGTTCGCCATCGGCCGGGGAAGGAAGGATGGCCACCGTCGCCTCGCCCGCCGAGAGGGCGGCGAGCACACGGGACGGGGTGGCGTGAATCCGCAGCGGCGTGTCCAGCCCGAAATGGCCGAGCGCCAACGGCTCCGTCCCGCCGAGCGCCGCAACCGAGAAGGCGGATTGCTGCCGCAGCGAGGTGGCGATCACCTCCCGCCACAGCCGGGCCACGGCGGCGCGCGGCATCGGCCCGCGGTGGCGGCCGAGCAGGCGGCGCAGGATCATCGCCTCCCGCCCCGGCCGGAAGCTGGCGCCGCTCGCCTTCATGCCGTTGGCCGCCAGCGAGGCGGAGAGGCCGGCGCGGCGCATGAGCAGGTCGTGCAGCTGGTCGTCGATCGCGTCGAACTCGGCCCGGGCGGCGGCCAGGGCCTCCGGCTGCACGGCGGCGGGATCGGTCAGGGCTGAGTCGGGCATGGGGCAGGGTGGGTCTAGCGCCCTTGTCCCCCTGCGCCAAGGCGCTTGGCCTCGGTGCCACCAAGCCCTTCGCGCTGATCCTGTGCGGCCGGTCTGTCCCGGGGAGAGGAAGAAGGAATTCTTCCTCTCCCCGGACCCCTCTCCATCATCTTCTTCTAGGCTTTGGGAATACCCTGCTGACGGTGCGCCTCGGGTCCATGACCCGAGGCGACTGCAAGGGCAGGAAGAGGCCCGTCACGCGGAAACCCCATCTCAGGACGGCGCGGCGGCAGCCAGCTGGGGGTCCAGGGGCCTCAGGCCCTTGGCGGGGGTTCCAGGGGGCGGCGCCCCCTGGCTCCGGACCTGTCAGGACCGGGGAACGATGGGCTCCTCCCACCCGATCGCCCGGCGCAGGAAGGCGGCGCCGAGGGCGGCGAAGGTGGCGACCTCGCTGTTGTCCTTGCCGTAGCCGTGGCCGCCCGCGGCCGGTTCGTGCAGCAGGGCGGGGTAGCCGAGGGACTGGAGCTTGGCCGCCATCTTGCGGGCATGGCCGGGGTGGACGCGGTCGTCGCGGCGGGTGGTGGCGATGAGGATTGGCGGGTAGGGGCAACCGGGTTCCGCCGTGTGGTAGGCGGACATGTGCTGGAGAAAGGCCCAGTCCGCCGGCGCGTCCGGGTCGCCGTACTCCGCGATCCAGCTCGCCCCGGCCAGGAGCTTCGTGTAGCGGCGCATGTCGATCAGCGGGATGGTGCAGAACAGGGCGCCGAAGCGTTCCGGGTAGCGCGTGAGCATGTTGGCGATGAGGAGGCCGCCGTTGGAGCCGCCTTCGGCCGCGATGCGGCCGGGGGTGGTGACGCCGCGGCGGACGAGGTCTGCGGCGACGGCGGCGAAGTCGTCGTGGGAGAGGCGCTTGCCCTCGCGCCGGCCGGCCTCGTGCCAGCGGGTGCCGAATTCCCCGCCGCCGCGGATGTTGGCGATGACGGTCGTGCCGCCCTTCTCCAGCCAGAGCTTGCCCGTCATGCCCTGGTAGTGGGGCAGGCGGGAGATGCGGAAGCCGCCGTAGCCGGAGAGGTGGATGGGGGCGTCGCCCGTCTCGGTTACGGGGCCGGTCTGGACGTAGGGGATGCGCTCGCCGTCCGTGGAGACGGCCTCGTGGCGGGTGACGACGAGGCCGGAGGCGTCGAAGACGGGGGAGGAGCGGCGCAGGACCTCCGGGGTGGCAAGGGCGGTGCTCGTGAGGAGGAGGGTGGCGGGGGTGACCGGGTCCTCCACCTGGGCCAGGAGGGTGCCGTCGGATTCCTCCGCCTCGCTGTCGAGCGGCCAGAGGCTGGCGACGCCGGTCGCCGGCAGGTCCAGCCGGGCGCCGGACCACTCGCCCTCGCCGGGGGTGAAGACCGTGAACTCCGGCCGCAGCTCGTCGAGGACGGAGACGACCAGCCGGCCGTCGCACCAGAAGAAGCCCTGGAGGGCGCGGCGCTCGCCGGGGGTGAAGAGCGTGGTGAAGTCCCGGCTGCCGGAGAGGATGGCGTCGAGACCGATGCCCAGCAGCGTGTCCGGGGCGTGGGTGGTGCCCACCACCGTCCAGGGCGTGCGGGGCTGGGCGGCGAGCCAGCCGCGCTGCCAGCGGTAGTCCATGTCCGTGGGCAGGTCGATGCGCTGCTTCGGGCCGCCGCGGTCCCCAAGATGGATGGCGGTGTCGTAGAAGCCGATCTGGTCGATGAAGAGGAGCCGGCCGGTATCGTGGTCCAGCCCGCCCCAGGCGCCCATGTGGTCCTCGGGAACCGAGAAGAGGACGGGGGCGGCAGCAGGGTCCGTGCCGCGGGACCAGAGGCGGACGGTGCGGGAATAGCCCGAGGTGGTGGCCATGCCATCCCCGTAGGCCGCGGCGAGGAGGAGAGTATCGCGGTCCAGCCAGTCCACGCTGCCCTTGCACTCCGGCAGGGCGAAGCCGCCCTCGACGAAGCGCAGGCTCTCCAGGCTGAACTCGCGCAGCACCACGGCGTCGCCGCCGCCGCGGGAGAGGCGGAGCATCGCGACGTCATGGGTGCCGGGGAGGGTGGCGGCGCCGTGCCAGACCCAGTCCTCCCCCTCCTCCCGCGCCAGGGCATCGATGTCCAGCAGCACCTGCCATTCCGGCTGCGGCTGGCGGTAGCTCTCCAGCGAGGTGCGCCGCCACAGGCCGCGCGGCTGGGCGGCGTCCGTCCAGAAGTTATAGAGCCAGGCGCCCCGCCGGGTGACGTGGGGGAGCTTGTCCGGACGGTCCAGCGCCGCGCGCACGGCGTCCCGGTCCGCTTCGAAGCGCGCATCGGCCAGGCGGGCGAGGGTGGCGGCGTTCTGCCCGGCCACCCAGGCGAGGGCGCGCTCGCCCTCCACCTCCTCGAGCCAGAGCCAGGGATCGTCGTCCGGGGCGGCAGGGGTGGGGCGGGGGTCGGGAAGGGTGGTCATCGCCCCCGGCATACACCTGTACAGGGTTAGGGGCACGGGGCCGGGGGGCAGGGATGGGATGTCGGGTATCGGGCGTTCAGGAGCGTGCCAGGAGGCGATCGGGGCGCATCAGCCGTTCCAGGCACGGGCGATCATGGCGAGCGCCAGGCCCGCCAGCGCCAGGCCGGCCGCCTTGTTCATCACGCCGAGGACCCGGGCGGTCATCCGGCCCCGGAGCAGAGAGATGCCGCCGCTGAGCGCGCACCACCAGGCGAGCGAGCCGATGAAGATGCCGGCGACCAGGAGCGGCGCGCGGGTGACCGTGCCGGGGCCGAGCAGCGCCGGCACCATGGCGGCGAAGAGGACCGGCGTGGTCGGGTTGAGGAAGCCGAAGCAGACGGCGCCGCAGTAGGAGGAGACGAGGGTCGGCGGCGCCTCCGCCCGCGTGGCCAGCACCGTGCGCCGGCGGAGGACCCGGACGGCGAACCAGAGCAGGACCAGCCCGGAGAGGAAGGGCACGAACGCGGCGTTGAGCCATTCCCGCGCGAGCCCGACGCCGCCCGCGATGGCCAGGGCGCCGTAGGCGAGGTGAACGGTGGCCACGCCGAAGCCGGTGGCGAGCCCGCGCGTGATGCCCGCGGCGAGGGTGCGCTCGATGCAGAGCACGGCGGCCGGCCCGATCGGCGCCGCGATGGAGAGGCCGACGCTGGCGCCCAGCAGCAGGGCGGTCATCGGGGCGGTTATCGTGGCGCTCATCAGGGCGCCCGTCCCCGGCAACCTTCCCGGAAGGTGGCGCTGGAGGCTGGCCCGGATGTGCGGCCGCAGGCCGCGAGGATCCCGGCTGGTCCGGTCATGTCCGCCTCCCAAGAGCAATGGAGAGAAGACCTGTTCCGGATTCAAATTATTCC
This genomic window from Pararoseomonas sp. SCSIO 73927 contains:
- a CDS encoding LutB/LldF family L-lactate oxidation iron-sulfur protein; the encoded protein is MVALTSPDFKRRAARALADANLQKALRRGGSGFHSKRAQATAALPEFEALRDIGRDIKNHTLANLDHYLEAFEAKVVANGGKVHWCRDAAEARATVLGICRDADARTVTKGKSMISEEIGLNEHLEANGITPVETDLGEYILQLVNEPPSHIIAPAFHLNREDWESRFRAAHKDLPADRVFHDRRDIMAEARQTLRERFVQADVGITGANFLIAETGTSVIVTNEGNGDLTQTLPRVHIALASIEKVVPTLEDCSTLLRLLARSATGQDLSVYTTFSTGPRRAPDLDGPEAYHVVLIDNGRSNMLGTDFHEMLRCIRCAACINHCPVYNAAGGHAYGWVYPGPMGSVLTPALVGLEKSANLPNASSLCGRCESVCPVKIPLPKMLRNWREREFERHLTPSTARRGLGVWAWFARRPALYRAATRLAMGTLALLGRGTGRFRRLPLAGAWTASRDLPAPERGGTFMARYAATQRRRP
- the hisC gene encoding histidinol-phosphate transaminase; amino-acid sequence: MPVMPRPSILSVEPYVGGESKVPGVNRIVKLSSNEGPFGPPPAAVAAIAEAAKEANRYPDGGATAIREAIGKHHGLDPNRIVVGNGSDELLALLILAYGGEGTEIVMSAHGFLMYELTGRWAGCNVLKVPEKDLQADIDGIIAACGPRTRLVILANPNNPTGALLPQAEVDRLRAGLREDILLVLDSAYAEYVTDPDYNAGAKLVDAGTNTVMTRTFSKVWGLGGMRLGWLYGPPAVIDVLNRVRSPFNVSSTAQAAGIAALSEPGWVEKNVAHNREWVAKMTEGLTKLGLKVHPSHANFLLVDFGSPEAGKAADAHLRSRGLIVRGVTVYGLPSCLRITIGTAEECGMVLDALADFRHG
- a CDS encoding prolyl oligopeptidase family serine peptidase codes for the protein MTTLPDPRPTPAAPDDDPWLWLEEVEGERALAWVAGQNAATLARLADARFEADRDAVRAALDRPDKLPHVTRRGAWLYNFWTDAAQPRGLWRRTSLESYRQPQPEWQVLLDIDALAREEGEDWVWHGAATLPGTHDVAMLRLSRGGGDAVVLREFSLESLRFVEGGFALPECKGSVDWLDRDTLLLAAAYGDGMATTSGYSRTVRLWSRGTDPAAAPVLFSVPEDHMGAWGGLDHDTGRLLFIDQIGFYDTAIHLGDRGGPKQRIDLPTDMDYRWQRGWLAAQPRTPWTVVGTTHAPDTLLGIGLDAILSGSRDFTTLFTPGERRALQGFFWCDGRLVVSVLDELRPEFTVFTPGEGEWSGARLDLPATGVASLWPLDSEAEESDGTLLAQVEDPVTPATLLLTSTALATPEVLRRSSPVFDASGLVVTRHEAVSTDGERIPYVQTGPVTETGDAPIHLSGYGGFRISRLPHYQGMTGKLWLEKGGTTVIANIRGGGEFGTRWHEAGRREGKRLSHDDFAAVAADLVRRGVTTPGRIAAEGGSNGGLLIANMLTRYPERFGALFCTIPLIDMRRYTKLLAGASWIAEYGDPDAPADWAFLQHMSAYHTAEPGCPYPPILIATTRRDDRVHPGHARKMAAKLQSLGYPALLHEPAAGGHGYGKDNSEVATFAALGAAFLRRAIGWEEPIVPRS
- a CDS encoding chorismate mutase, which encodes MPDSALTDPAAVQPEALAAARAEFDAIDDQLHDLLMRRAGLSASLAANGMKASGASFRPGREAMILRRLLGRHRGPMPRAAVARLWREVIATSLRQQSAFSVAALGGTEPLALGHFGLDTPLRIHATPSRVLAALSAGEATVAILPSPADGEPLADAWWASVEAPRLQVVAALPFLLRPGQTLPSALVVAAFAADATPRDRGLIRLERAPNTSRGALVSALGAAGLPPQRLILSADGMRGLAEVEGLIQPGDPRLAALSALRPHPIGGFAEPSLDEPATETP
- a CDS encoding prephenate/arogenate dehydrogenase family protein; its protein translation is MAEAPLFRRLCVIGPGLVGSSILRVARARDDIAGELVATARSEHTLERVQALGIADIVEPDAAKAVQGCDGVILCVPVGAYAGVMAHIAPHLAPGCILSDVGSTKGSVLRDLLPLLPEGVHLVPAHPMAGTEHSGPDAGFAELFQGRWCILTPPPGTDPEAVAKLRALWERAGSMIETMDAATHDKVVAVVSHLPHLIAFTICGTADDLAQETREAVLRFAASGFRDFTRIAASDVDMWRDIFLNNREAVLEMLARLTEDAQAFGRAIRWGEAGFIEDRIRRGRKIRRSLIELKQA
- a CDS encoding LysE family transporter — its product is MSATITAPMTALLLGASVGLSIAAPIGPAAVLCIERTLAAGITRGLATGFGVATVHLAYGALAIAGGVGLAREWLNAAFVPFLSGLVLLWFAVRVLRRRTVLATRAEAPPTLVSSYCGAVCFGFLNPTTPVLFAAMVPALLGPGTVTRAPLLVAGIFIGSLAWWCALSGGISLLRGRMTARVLGVMNKAAGLALAGLALAMIARAWNG